One stretch of Podospora bellae-mahoneyi strain CBS 112042 chromosome 2, whole genome shotgun sequence DNA includes these proteins:
- the RAI1 gene encoding decapping endonuclease targeting mRNA (COG:K; EggNog:ENOG503NUVB) gives MAQNSNVARFPIDVIRLTAATTQAPVKRPREFTCFSYDKNHNLRLDDSSIKWYYPPQPPALPANLSAGFDKFDKHDSQDEHLDSLLTAIAHHEQQTNQPIDAKFVTWRGMMTKFLIAPYPYDDDDGFEMNATLFQDCIFIEENWVFAAEKKAKQNSGWKGPISQEEMTFWGYKFETLATIPRPWAETSREVIENRGDEVVSNKEQYCSVVRSEIGGKVLCFGGEVDAIWDMKPKEPGAKINWVELKTSKVIQSPRDKFQFNKKLMKFWAQSFLLGVPKIVVGWRDKKGMLVSCEEYETKEIDERVRRERDGGQWPWMPWVCVNFASEILDWIQQVIKADPQQSGVWRIRFDAKSKVVELFKVEERGHGRILTDEFVNWRTRLASSNQPQDG, from the exons ATTCACCTGCTTCTCCTACGACAAGAACCACAACCTCCGCCTCGACGACTCCTCTATCAAATGGTACtacccacctcaacctcccgccctccccgccaacctctccgccgGCTTCGACAAGTTCGACAAGCACGACAGCCAAGACGAGCACCTCGACAGCCTCCTCACAGCCATCGCCCACCACGAGCAGCAAACCAACCAGCCCATCGACGCCAAGTTCGTCACGTGGCGAGGCATGATGACCAAATTCCTGATCGCCCCCTATCCGtatgacgacgacgacggcttCGAAATGAACGCCACGCTCTTTCAAGACTGCATCTTCATCGAAGAGAACTGGGTTTTTGCTGCCGAAAAGAAAGCCAAGCAGAATTCAGGGTGGAAAGGTCCAATATCACAGGAAGAAATGACGTTTTGGGGTTACAAGTTTGAGACGCTGGCTACGATACCGCGGCCATGGGCGGAGACGTCCAGGGAGGTGATTGAGAATAGGGGCGACGAGGTGGTGAGCAACAAGGAACAGTATTGCTCTGTTGTGAGGTCAGAGATAGGGGGGAAGGTTCtctgttttgggggggaggtggatgctATATGGGATATGAAGCCAAAGGAGCCGGGGGCTAAGATCAACTGGGTTGAGCTGAAGACGTCCAAAGTCATCCAGAGCCCAAGGGATAAGTTCCAATTCAACAAGAAACTGATGAAGTTTTGGGCGCAGTCGTTTTTGCTGGGGGTGCCGAagattgttgttggttggagggaTAAGAAGGGGATGTTGGTTTCGTGCGAAGAGTACGAGACGAAGGAGATTGatgagagggtgaggagggagagggatggcGGGCAGTGGCCGTGGATGCCGTGGGTGTGCGTCAATTTTGCGTCGGAGATATTGGATT GGATCCAACAAGTAATCAAGGCCGACCCTCAACAGTCAGGAGTGTGGAGGATTCGATTCGATGCGAAGTCAAAGGTTGTCGAGTTGTTCAAGGTTGAAGAGAGGGGTCATGGAAGAATTTTAACGGATGAGTTTGTGAACTGGAGGACAAGACTTGCGTCAAGTAATCAGCCTCAAGATGGGTAG